One region of Cheilinus undulatus linkage group 4, ASM1832078v1, whole genome shotgun sequence genomic DNA includes:
- the LOC121507952 gene encoding CD209 antigen-like protein D isoform X4 — MDSSSTGGAEANRNRRREQKRFTTSALKHFSSLLPINMAVVFSSRDSYINAEVGEYQELPRPEPKDATAEKDDKLNFRRFSVVLLIMGLLCVLQGILNIALRLALTQPAVKVETEEPSCPQGWVMFASSCYFISSQQRNWDNSRRDCLQRGADLVVINSRLEQAFLTGFTEAAWVGMTDREKEGTWVWVDGTLVDKDRKK, encoded by the exons ATGGACAGTTCCTCTACAGGAGGAGCAGAAGCAAACAGGAACAGACGCCGTGAGCAGAAACGCTTCACAACATCAGCCTTAAAACACTTCTCCTCACTGCTGCCGATTAACATGGCCGTTGTCTTCTCCTCCAGAGATTCTTACATCAACGCCGAGGTCGGCGAGTATCAGGAGCTCCCCAGACCTGAACCCAAAGATGCCACTGCAGAGAAGGACGATAAACTCA atttcagaCGTTTCAGCGTGGTTCTACTGATTATGGGTCTGTTATGTGTTCTTCAGGGAATCCTGAACATCGCTCTGAGACTCGCTCTCACTCAGCCTGCTGTTAAAG TTGAGACAGAGGAACCCAGCTGTCCTCAAGGCTGGGTGATGTTCGCCTCCAGCTGTTACTTCATTTCCTCTCAGCAGAGAAACTGGGACAACAGCCGGAGGGACTGCTTGCAGAGAGGCGCAGACCTGGTGGTCATCAACAGCAGACTGGAACAG GCCTTTCTAACTGGGTTCACCGAGGCGGCATGGGTCGGGATGACTGACAGAGAGAAGGAAGGGACGTGGGTGTGGGTGGATGGAACATTAGTGGACAAAGACAG GAAAAAATGA
- the LOC121507952 gene encoding natural killer cells antigen CD94-like isoform X2, whose translation MDSSSTGGAEANRNRRREQKRFTTSALKHFSSLLPINMAVVFSSRDSYINAEVGEYQELPRPEPKDATAEKDDKLNFRRFSVVLLIMGLLCVLQGILNIALRLALTQPAVKVETEEPSCPQGWVMFASSCYFISSQQRNWDNSRRDCLQRGADLVVINSRLEQAFLTGFTEAAWVGMTDREKEGTWVWVDGTLVDKDSCRFRGAAGHYRNIYTTHHVLWESTDSQLSVSVGIF comes from the exons ATGGACAGTTCCTCTACAGGAGGAGCAGAAGCAAACAGGAACAGACGCCGTGAGCAGAAACGCTTCACAACATCAGCCTTAAAACACTTCTCCTCACTGCTGCCGATTAACATGGCCGTTGTCTTCTCCTCCAGAGATTCTTACATCAACGCCGAGGTCGGCGAGTATCAGGAGCTCCCCAGACCTGAACCCAAAGATGCCACTGCAGAGAAGGACGATAAACTCA atttcagaCGTTTCAGCGTGGTTCTACTGATTATGGGTCTGTTATGTGTTCTTCAGGGAATCCTGAACATCGCTCTGAGACTCGCTCTCACTCAGCCTGCTGTTAAAG TTGAGACAGAGGAACCCAGCTGTCCTCAAGGCTGGGTGATGTTCGCCTCCAGCTGTTACTTCATTTCCTCTCAGCAGAGAAACTGGGACAACAGCCGGAGGGACTGCTTGCAGAGAGGCGCAGACCTGGTGGTCATCAACAGCAGACTGGAACAG GCCTTTCTAACTGGGTTCACCGAGGCGGCATGGGTCGGGATGACTGACAGAGAGAAGGAAGGGACGTGGGTGTGGGTGGATGGAACATTAGTGGACAAAGACAG ctgccgttttcgcggTGCTGCTGGACATTACCgaaatatatataccacacatcatgtATTGtgggaaagcacagattctcagctctctgtcagcgttggaattttttag